One window of Nocardia nova SH22a genomic DNA carries:
- a CDS encoding AraC family transcriptional regulator — protein sequence MRYTALSVAETEEWSELTNTFVPMEHRYLRPGRWRSELTVQQNSRYSLLRWDEPDGRIADRTRGYVDRVPADDFYWLVVPDHSVFGVRFADDAVPTTAAGRHSGAVRPAGDGAIRVSDGRAMLMGLDQECRLRPGATAHAMQLPRTDIERNLPATGPMRRVLDLDSGLGRVVGSMIRSMHDEQDRLAEIEFNALCERIGELVCLLLTGDMRPQHDHLAETLAAVREYVRDTVGSGDARLPAVAHALGWSPRQLRLILQQCGTTYRDLRRDESLRAARSMLEQPSPTIAEVAARCGFTTTWFSAAFKQQFGETPREFRKRRLAELGGR from the coding sequence ATGCGTTATACGGCTCTGAGCGTCGCCGAGACCGAGGAGTGGTCCGAACTCACCAACACCTTCGTTCCGATGGAACACCGCTATCTGCGCCCGGGACGCTGGCGATCGGAACTCACGGTCCAGCAGAACAGCCGCTACAGCCTGCTGCGCTGGGACGAACCCGATGGGCGCATCGCCGACCGCACCCGCGGATATGTGGATCGGGTCCCGGCGGACGACTTCTACTGGCTGGTCGTTCCGGATCACAGCGTCTTCGGGGTGCGCTTTGCCGACGACGCCGTGCCGACCACCGCGGCCGGGCGCCACAGCGGTGCGGTGCGACCGGCCGGTGACGGCGCGATCCGGGTGTCCGACGGGCGCGCGATGCTGATGGGCCTGGACCAGGAATGCCGCCTGCGCCCCGGCGCGACCGCCCACGCGATGCAACTGCCCCGCACCGATATCGAGCGGAATCTGCCCGCGACCGGGCCGATGCGGCGCGTACTGGACCTGGATTCCGGTCTCGGCCGCGTGGTCGGTTCGATGATCCGCAGCATGCACGACGAGCAGGACCGCCTCGCCGAGATCGAATTCAACGCCCTGTGCGAACGCATCGGTGAACTGGTCTGCCTGCTGCTGACCGGGGATATGCGACCCCAGCACGACCATCTGGCCGAGACGCTGGCCGCGGTCCGCGAATATGTCCGGGACACAGTCGGTTCCGGCGACGCGCGGCTCCCGGCGGTCGCCCATGCGCTGGGCTGGTCACCGCGGCAACTGCGGCTGATCCTGCAGCAGTGCGGCACCACCTATCGCGATCTGCGCCGCGACGAGTCGCTGCGGGCGGCGCGATCCATGCTCGAACAACCGTCCCCGACGATCGCCGAGGTGGCCGCGCGGTGCGGTTTCACCACCACTTGGTTCTCGGCCGCGTTCAAGCAGCAGTTCGGCGAGACGCCGCGGGAGTTCCGCAAGCGTCGCCTGGCCGAACTCGGTGGGCGATAG
- a CDS encoding GNAT family N-acetyltransferase: MRSVLEPSRRSRISGARQLGERDLPRVLKVLDTDPIAGCMVAARLQECGLENRGGGELWTRGDPEDSLCFSGANLVPLRGSTEDMQAFADRAARWPRVCSSVVGRQELTLPLWEVLEQRWGQPREIRADQPLLALDGRAQVEPDRSVRRVRTDELDRYLVAAVAMFTEEIGVDPRAGDGGRGYRRRVASLIESGRAWARFEDGEVVYKAEVGAISQRTGQIQGVWVHPQWRGRGLGTAGTAAVADAVVAAGRTASLYVNSYNEVARRAYARVGFHQVATFATILVD; this comes from the coding sequence GTGCGGAGTGTGCTGGAACCGTCGCGACGGTCACGGATCTCCGGTGCTCGTCAGCTCGGTGAACGCGATCTGCCCCGGGTGCTGAAAGTGCTGGACACCGATCCGATCGCCGGCTGCATGGTGGCCGCGCGACTGCAGGAATGCGGTCTCGAGAATCGCGGCGGTGGCGAGTTGTGGACCAGGGGTGATCCGGAGGATTCGCTGTGCTTCTCCGGCGCCAATCTGGTTCCGCTGCGCGGGAGTACCGAGGATATGCAGGCATTCGCCGATCGCGCGGCCCGCTGGCCGCGGGTGTGCTCCTCGGTGGTCGGGCGTCAGGAGCTGACGTTGCCGCTGTGGGAGGTGCTGGAACAGCGCTGGGGTCAGCCGCGGGAGATCCGGGCCGATCAGCCGCTGCTCGCACTCGACGGACGCGCTCAGGTGGAGCCGGATCGATCGGTGCGCCGGGTGCGCACCGACGAACTGGATCGCTATCTGGTGGCGGCGGTGGCGATGTTCACCGAGGAGATCGGCGTCGATCCGCGGGCCGGTGACGGTGGCCGCGGTTATCGGCGGCGGGTGGCGAGCCTGATCGAATCGGGTCGTGCCTGGGCACGTTTCGAGGACGGTGAGGTCGTCTACAAGGCCGAGGTCGGCGCGATTTCGCAGCGCACCGGCCAGATTCAGGGCGTCTGGGTGCATCCGCAGTGGCGCGGGCGCGGCCTGGGCACCGCCGGTACCGCCGCGGTCGCGGATGCGGTGGTGGCCGCCGGGCGCACTGCCAGCCTGTATGTGAACTCCTACAACGAGGTGGCCCGCCGCGCCTACGCCCGGGTCGGCTTCCATCAGGTCGCGACCTTCGCCACGATCCTCGTGGACTGA
- a CDS encoding penicillin-binding transpeptidase domain-containing protein yields the protein MSRSALRWGPRTLALCAAAAVVVATGACSTEARGPVAAADSFLSAFARHDPARAAAVTSRPEKAAAALDSAWRNLQAQQLSAHTGSARVTGDTATVDYTYEWTLPKNRIWTYTGQLQMGRSDGQWQVRWSASDIHPRLGDTQSLQLRTTPAPRARVNERSGSDVLVPGVAHRISFDAGAVPDPGYVAGALSTALKQFDDTLGGEAILAAAHKVTGPYLVASLSDREFDQVGGQVLGLPGVTIDRQADLMPVDRHFAPDLMTQIRKTVIDEVDGKAGWSVVMVNADGVDTDVLQEVPPQPAPSFALSIDRAVQNAAQRAVDAPREQTMMVVIQPSTGAILAVAQNEAADAVGPIATTGLYPPGSTFKTVTATAAMTAGIAEPDTVVPCPSRITVGERTIPNYDLFSLGDVPMSTAYERSCNTAFAKIASELPGDALPDAAARLGVGPDYTVAGLPTVSGSVPRTDDQVPRAEDGIGQGKVVVSPFGMALVAASVAHGAAPTPYLISGHETQVHGDRPPLSPEVVRGVQDMMRLVVTGGTAARIADQGEVFGKTGEAEVDGGSHSWFIGYRGDMAWATLLVKGGSSDNAVAVTRDMLAALPPGTA from the coding sequence ATGTCGAGAAGTGCGCTGCGATGGGGGCCGCGGACGCTCGCGCTGTGCGCGGCGGCCGCCGTGGTGGTGGCCACCGGCGCCTGTTCGACCGAGGCGCGCGGGCCGGTGGCCGCCGCCGACTCCTTCCTGTCGGCCTTCGCCCGGCACGATCCGGCGCGCGCGGCCGCCGTCACCAGCCGTCCCGAGAAGGCCGCGGCGGCACTGGATTCGGCCTGGCGGAATCTGCAGGCGCAGCAGCTGAGCGCGCACACCGGATCGGCGCGGGTCACCGGCGACACCGCCACGGTCGACTACACCTACGAGTGGACCCTGCCCAAGAACCGGATCTGGACCTACACCGGCCAGTTGCAGATGGGACGCAGCGACGGGCAGTGGCAGGTGCGCTGGTCGGCCTCCGACATCCATCCGCGCCTGGGAGACACCCAGAGCCTGCAGTTGCGCACCACCCCGGCGCCGCGGGCCCGGGTCAACGAGCGCTCCGGCAGTGATGTGCTCGTTCCCGGTGTGGCACATCGGATTTCGTTCGACGCCGGTGCGGTGCCCGACCCGGGATATGTCGCGGGCGCCCTGTCGACGGCGCTGAAACAGTTCGACGACACCCTCGGCGGGGAGGCGATCCTGGCCGCCGCGCACAAGGTGACCGGACCCTATCTCGTTGCCTCCCTGAGTGATCGGGAGTTCGACCAGGTCGGCGGGCAAGTGCTCGGACTGCCCGGGGTCACCATCGACCGGCAGGCGGATCTGATGCCCGTCGATCGGCATTTCGCTCCCGATCTGATGACCCAGATCCGCAAGACCGTCATCGACGAGGTCGACGGTAAGGCGGGCTGGAGTGTGGTCATGGTCAACGCCGACGGTGTGGACACCGATGTGTTGCAGGAGGTCCCGCCGCAGCCCGCGCCGTCGTTCGCGCTGAGCATCGACCGCGCCGTGCAGAACGCGGCCCAGCGTGCGGTGGACGCCCCCCGCGAACAGACGATGATGGTGGTGATCCAGCCCTCCACCGGAGCGATTCTCGCCGTCGCGCAGAACGAGGCCGCCGACGCCGTCGGGCCGATCGCCACCACCGGCCTGTATCCGCCCGGCTCGACCTTCAAAACCGTCACCGCCACCGCCGCGATGACCGCCGGAATCGCCGAGCCGGACACGGTGGTTCCGTGTCCGAGCCGGATCACGGTGGGGGAGCGCACGATTCCGAACTACGATCTGTTCTCCCTGGGCGATGTGCCGATGTCCACCGCCTACGAGCGGTCCTGCAACACCGCCTTCGCGAAGATCGCCAGTGAACTGCCCGGTGACGCCCTGCCCGATGCGGCGGCCAGGCTCGGCGTCGGCCCGGACTACACGGTGGCCGGACTGCCGACGGTCTCGGGTTCGGTGCCGCGCACCGACGATCAGGTGCCGCGCGCCGAGGACGGTATCGGCCAGGGCAAGGTGGTGGTGAGCCCGTTCGGGATGGCGCTGGTCGCGGCGTCGGTGGCGCACGGCGCCGCGCCCACGCCGTATCTGATCTCCGGGCACGAGACCCAGGTGCACGGCGATCGGCCGCCGCTGTCACCGGAGGTGGTGCGGGGGGTACAGGACATGATGCGACTGGTGGTCACCGGCGGTACCGCCGCGCGGATCGCGGATCAGGGTGAGGTGTTCGGCAAGACCGGTGAGGCCGAGGTGGACGGCGGCTCGCATTCGTGGTTCATCGGCTATCGCGGCGATATGGCCTGGGCGACGCTGCTGGTCAAGGGGGGAAGTTCCGACAATGCGGTAGCCGTCACCAGGGATATGCTGGCCGCCCTGCCGCCCGGCACCGCCTGA
- a CDS encoding cytochrome P450 family protein, with translation MTESVISLPTPGESVFDTYDRIRSLGAVVPIALGGVSAWAAVSHRAVSELLAADGTLFSKNSRNCPALHDGTVPAEWPMRALTDIDHMLNMDGAEHRRLRKTIGQAFTPARVAAMEPRIRQITDELIDGFASETGEVDLIPAFTTPLPVRVICDLFGVEQADEPLIRDWVVTITSPYATGEQTAAAMGAMTVHLTGLLAEKRRNPGDDLTSALLAVDADDELTDEELVNMLWVVITAGHETTVYLLSNAIVALCGNPVQLDKAITGDRWRDVVEEALRYRSPLATAFIRYALEDVTIAGVDLPAGAMVVWYGGVGRDPEHYPDATVFDIDHDQRDQLAFGRGPHFCLGAPLARLESAIALQTLFGRFPKLELACDVSELSYGPQFITSGPQTLPVRLRP, from the coding sequence ATGACCGAATCCGTCATCTCACTGCCCACGCCGGGCGAATCGGTATTCGACACCTACGATCGCATTCGCAGCCTGGGGGCGGTCGTTCCGATCGCGTTGGGCGGGGTCTCCGCGTGGGCGGCGGTGAGCCATCGGGCGGTGAGTGAACTGCTCGCCGCGGACGGGACGCTGTTCAGCAAGAACTCTCGCAATTGTCCTGCGCTGCACGACGGTACCGTTCCGGCGGAGTGGCCGATGCGCGCGCTCACCGATATCGACCACATGCTCAATATGGACGGCGCCGAGCATCGCCGGTTGCGCAAGACGATCGGGCAGGCGTTCACCCCGGCCCGGGTGGCGGCGATGGAGCCGCGCATCCGGCAGATCACCGATGAGCTGATCGACGGATTCGCCTCCGAGACCGGGGAAGTCGACCTCATCCCGGCGTTCACCACACCGCTTCCGGTCCGGGTGATCTGCGATCTGTTCGGCGTGGAACAGGCCGACGAACCGCTCATCCGCGACTGGGTGGTCACCATCACCTCGCCCTACGCGACCGGTGAGCAGACCGCGGCGGCGATGGGCGCCATGACGGTTCACCTGACGGGCCTGCTGGCGGAGAAGCGCCGCAACCCCGGCGACGATCTGACCTCCGCGCTGCTGGCGGTCGACGCGGACGACGAACTGACCGACGAAGAACTGGTCAACATGCTGTGGGTAGTCATCACCGCGGGGCACGAGACCACGGTGTATCTGCTCAGCAATGCCATTGTGGCGCTGTGCGGCAACCCGGTGCAGCTGGACAAGGCGATCACCGGTGACCGCTGGCGCGATGTGGTCGAGGAAGCGCTGCGCTACCGCTCGCCGCTGGCCACGGCGTTCATTCGCTATGCCCTCGAGGACGTCACCATCGCCGGAGTGGATCTGCCCGCCGGTGCGATGGTGGTCTGGTACGGCGGAGTCGGCCGCGATCCCGAACACTACCCGGACGCAACGGTTTTCGACATCGACCACGACCAGCGCGATCAGCTGGCGTTCGGACGGGGGCCGCACTTCTGCCTGGGCGCGCCACTGGCGCGGCTGGAATCGGCGATCGCCCTGCAGACCCTGTTCGGTCGTTTCCCGAAACTCGAACTCGCGTGCGATGTTTCGGAATTGTCCTACGGCCCTCAGTTCATCACCTCCGGACCGCAGACGCTGCCGGTCCGCCTGAGGCCCTGA
- a CDS encoding endonuclease V, whose protein sequence is MRLRMPAVVPADPEAAVALQNRLRAQVITADPGSDRGSATDITIDGEVVGRALRTRSGVKPVYVSVGHRIGLDTACATVLALTPRCRRPETTRRADHLCRTLLRADTAC, encoded by the coding sequence GTGCGGCTGAGGATGCCCGCGGTGGTGCCCGCCGATCCGGAAGCCGCTGTGGCACTGCAGAATCGATTGCGCGCCCAGGTGATCACCGCGGATCCGGGCTCCGACCGCGGTTCGGCGACCGACATCACCATCGACGGCGAGGTGGTCGGGCGCGCGCTACGAACGCGGTCGGGCGTCAAACCGGTCTACGTCTCGGTCGGCCACCGGATCGGCCTGGACACCGCCTGCGCGACGGTGCTGGCGCTGACACCGCGCTGTCGCCGGCCCGAGACCACCCGGCGCGCCGACCACCTGTGCCGGACGCTGCTGCGGGCGGACACCGCGTGCTGA
- a CDS encoding three-helix bundle dimerization domain-containing protein yields MTVDEELIQVGHVIERLHTRFPTVPPADVELIVRAIHQRFADARVNDFVPLLVEKAARQAISIQMASGNSPRPTTRARSRDATVVTVG; encoded by the coding sequence ATGACCGTCGACGAGGAATTGATTCAGGTCGGACACGTCATCGAGCGCCTGCACACCCGATTCCCGACCGTGCCTCCAGCGGACGTCGAGCTCATCGTGCGTGCCATCCACCAGCGATTCGCCGACGCCAGGGTCAACGATTTCGTTCCCCTCCTCGTCGAGAAGGCGGCCCGGCAAGCCATCAGCATCCAGATGGCGTCGGGTAATTCGCCTCGGCCGACGACCCGCGCTCGTTCCCGGGACGCCACAGTGGTGACCGTCGGCTGA
- the dxr gene encoding 1-deoxy-D-xylulose-5-phosphate reductoisomerase, translating into MSDIVKVLLLGSTGSIGTQALEVIAANPDRFQVVGLAARGGNTELLAEQIRATGTSNVAVADPAAAAKLGVALAGPDAATELVRRTDADVVLNSLVGALGLRPTLATLESGRRLALANKESLVAGGSLVTRAAAPGQIVPVDSEHSAMAQCLRGGRAGEVARLVLTASGGPFRGWTAEMLDSVNPAQAKAHPTWSMGLMNTLNSATLVNKGLELIEAHMLFGIDYDKIDVTVHPQSIVHSMATFTDGSTLAQASPPDMKLPIALALGWPDRVPGTLAPLDFGTAFSWEFEPVDNEVFPAVELARTAGKAGGSVTAVYNAANEIAVQAFLDGALSFPDIVRTVARVVESADRWAVEPSTLDEVLAADAWARQRARTLVSN; encoded by the coding sequence GTGTCCGACATCGTGAAAGTTCTGCTGCTCGGCAGCACCGGCTCCATCGGCACCCAGGCATTGGAGGTCATCGCCGCCAATCCGGACCGATTCCAGGTGGTCGGACTGGCCGCCCGCGGGGGTAACACCGAACTGCTCGCCGAGCAGATCCGCGCCACCGGAACCAGCAACGTCGCCGTCGCCGATCCGGCCGCGGCCGCGAAACTCGGTGTGGCCCTTGCGGGTCCGGACGCGGCCACCGAGCTGGTCCGCCGCACCGACGCCGACGTGGTGCTCAACTCCCTGGTCGGCGCGCTCGGTCTGCGGCCGACGCTGGCGACGCTGGAGTCCGGGCGGCGGCTGGCGCTGGCCAACAAGGAATCGCTGGTCGCCGGTGGCAGTCTCGTCACCCGGGCCGCCGCGCCCGGTCAGATCGTCCCGGTCGATTCCGAGCATTCGGCGATGGCGCAGTGTCTGCGCGGCGGCCGCGCCGGCGAGGTCGCCCGCCTGGTGCTGACCGCTTCGGGCGGGCCGTTCCGCGGCTGGACCGCCGAGATGCTCGACTCGGTGAATCCGGCGCAGGCCAAGGCACACCCCACCTGGTCGATGGGCCTGATGAACACGCTCAACTCCGCGACGCTGGTCAACAAGGGCCTGGAGCTGATCGAGGCGCACATGCTGTTCGGCATCGACTACGACAAGATCGACGTCACCGTGCACCCGCAGTCGATCGTGCACTCGATGGCGACCTTCACCGACGGTTCGACCCTCGCCCAGGCCAGCCCGCCGGATATGAAACTGCCGATCGCGCTGGCGCTCGGCTGGCCCGACCGGGTCCCCGGCACCCTCGCCCCCCTGGACTTCGGCACCGCCTTCAGCTGGGAGTTCGAGCCGGTCGACAACGAGGTGTTTCCCGCCGTCGAACTGGCTCGCACCGCCGGTAAGGCCGGCGGCAGCGTGACCGCGGTCTACAACGCCGCCAACGAGATCGCGGTGCAGGCATTCCTCGACGGTGCGCTGAGTTTTCCCGATATCGTGCGCACGGTCGCGCGTGTGGTCGAGTCGGCAGACCGCTGGGCCGTCGAACCCAGTACCTTGGATGAGGTGCTCGCGGCGGACGCGTGGGCGCGGCAGCGTGCGCGCACGCTCGTGAGCAACTGA
- the ispG gene encoding flavodoxin-dependent (E)-4-hydroxy-3-methylbut-2-enyl-diphosphate synthase, with protein sequence MPAAPAAVLAPRRKTRQLMVGTVGVGSDHPISVQSMTTTKTHDVNATLQQIAELTASGCDIVRVACPRQEDADALPTIAKKSQIPVIADIHFQPRYIFAAIDAGCAAVRVNPGNIKEFDGRVKEVAQAAGAAGIPIRIGVNAGSLDKRMLEKYGKATPEALVESALWEAGLFEEHGFGDIKISVKHNDPVVMVEAYRQLAAQCDYPLHLGVTEAGPAFQGTIKSAVAFGALLSEGIGDTIRVSLSAPPAEEIKVGGQILQSLNLRPRKLEIVSCPSCGRAQVDVYTLANEVTAGLEGMEVPLRVAVMGCVVNGPGEAREADLGVASGNGKGQIFVKGEVVKTVPEHQIVETLIEEAMRIADEMGSDAGSGDPVVTVG encoded by the coding sequence ATGCCGGCCGCACCGGCGGCGGTCCTCGCACCGCGGCGTAAGACCCGCCAGCTGATGGTGGGCACGGTGGGGGTGGGCAGCGACCACCCCATCTCGGTCCAGTCGATGACCACGACCAAGACCCATGATGTGAACGCGACGCTGCAGCAGATCGCGGAACTGACCGCGTCCGGCTGCGATATCGTCCGCGTCGCCTGTCCCCGGCAGGAGGACGCCGACGCGCTGCCGACGATCGCGAAGAAATCGCAGATTCCGGTGATCGCCGACATCCACTTCCAGCCGCGCTACATCTTCGCCGCCATCGATGCCGGATGTGCGGCGGTCCGGGTCAACCCGGGCAACATCAAGGAGTTCGACGGCCGGGTCAAGGAGGTCGCCCAGGCCGCGGGTGCCGCCGGGATCCCGATCCGGATCGGCGTCAACGCGGGCTCGCTGGACAAGCGCATGCTCGAGAAGTACGGCAAGGCCACCCCCGAGGCGCTGGTGGAATCCGCGCTGTGGGAGGCGGGCCTGTTCGAGGAGCACGGCTTCGGCGATATCAAGATCTCGGTCAAGCACAATGATCCGGTCGTGATGGTCGAGGCGTACCGGCAGCTGGCCGCGCAGTGCGACTATCCGCTGCATCTGGGCGTCACCGAGGCGGGTCCGGCCTTCCAGGGCACCATCAAGTCGGCGGTGGCCTTCGGCGCCCTGCTCAGCGAGGGCATCGGCGACACCATCCGCGTCTCGCTGTCCGCGCCGCCCGCCGAGGAGATCAAGGTCGGCGGCCAGATCCTGCAGTCGCTGAACCTGCGCCCGCGCAAACTCGAGATCGTGTCCTGCCCGTCCTGCGGTCGCGCGCAGGTCGATGTGTACACCCTCGCCAACGAGGTCACCGCCGGACTGGAGGGCATGGAGGTGCCGCTGCGGGTCGCGGTGATGGGTTGTGTCGTCAACGGTCCGGGCGAGGCGCGCGAAGCCGATCTGGGTGTGGCCTCGGGCAACGGCAAGGGCCAGATCTTCGTCAAGGGCGAGGTCGTCAAGACCGTGCCCGAACATCAGATTGTGGAGACGTTGATCGAAGAGGCGATGCGGATCGCCGACGAGATGGGCTCGGACGCCGGTTCCGGCGATCCCGTCGTCACCGTCGGATGA
- a CDS encoding LysR substrate-binding domain-containing protein produces the protein MTESAPATPRIGYVPGVTVAKWARIWTERFPGAPLDLVAIPQARQREALAGGEVDMCFVRLPIDRDGLHAIPLYHEVAVAVVPKEHPIALFDEVSLADLDGERMQDSSDLDGIGYTLELVAAVGGAAVVPHSLARLHHRRDLIYRPLIDVDPTRIALAWPIDHPGEFVEEFIGVVRGRSAASSRTAGERDRRGRDESDGQAGRGAAQGDRRNATGAKSGTGKQGGPKQGRRDAKSGRPGNSRGPRKRRGR, from the coding sequence ATGACCGAATCCGCGCCCGCCACGCCGCGCATCGGGTACGTCCCGGGCGTCACCGTCGCCAAGTGGGCGCGGATCTGGACGGAACGCTTCCCCGGCGCCCCGCTGGATCTCGTCGCGATACCGCAGGCGCGGCAGCGGGAGGCCCTGGCCGGGGGAGAGGTCGACATGTGTTTCGTGCGGTTGCCGATCGATCGGGACGGACTGCATGCGATTCCGCTGTATCACGAGGTCGCGGTCGCCGTGGTGCCCAAGGAGCATCCGATCGCGTTGTTCGACGAGGTGAGTCTGGCCGATCTCGACGGTGAGCGGATGCAGGACTCCTCCGATCTCGACGGCATCGGGTACACGCTGGAACTGGTGGCGGCGGTCGGCGGCGCGGCCGTGGTCCCGCATTCACTGGCCCGGCTGCACCACCGCCGCGATCTGATCTACCGGCCGCTCATCGATGTGGATCCGACCCGGATCGCGCTGGCCTGGCCGATCGATCATCCCGGTGAGTTCGTCGAGGAGTTCATCGGCGTCGTGCGCGGGCGCAGCGCCGCGAGTTCCCGTACGGCGGGCGAGCGCGATCGCCGGGGTCGCGACGAGTCCGATGGACAAGCCGGACGTGGTGCGGCACAAGGCGATCGGCGGAACGCGACTGGTGCGAAATCGGGCACCGGAAAGCAAGGCGGCCCGAAACAGGGGCGCCGGGACGCGAAGTCCGGGCGGCCGGGGAATTCCCGCGGTCCACGCAAACGCCGCGGCCGCTGA
- a CDS encoding M50 family metallopeptidase produces the protein MGFAIGFVLFALGITVSVALHECGHMWAAQATGMQVRRYFVGFGPKVFSFRRGETEYGLKALPLGGFCDIAGMTALDEVPPEELHRAMYRQATWKRLVVMFGGIAMNFLLGFLLIMVLAVGWGLPRLDSPPATQIYPVGCVAAQKPDGSAAPCTGPGPAERAGLERGDLVTAIDGKPVRTWDDFRSITEKATGPVVYTVTRDGQSLQITVTPERVATYPTKQGATSSSDRVTEPVYASKVGVAQDVYSPVKYNVLAAVPASAAFTGDMFGRTFASLAQMPSKVVSLWHAVTGGQRDADTPVSVYGASKIGGETAEHGLWNAFILVLASLNFFLGAFNLLPLLPLDGGHIAVVIFEKLRNMWRNRKGLPNGGPVDYMKLLPATYVVVVIGGAYMILTLVADIVNPIKLFP, from the coding sequence ATGGGCTTCGCGATCGGATTCGTGCTGTTCGCCCTCGGCATCACCGTTTCGGTAGCGCTACACGAATGTGGCCACATGTGGGCGGCGCAGGCCACCGGCATGCAGGTACGCCGCTACTTCGTCGGCTTCGGACCGAAGGTGTTCTCGTTCCGCCGTGGTGAGACCGAATACGGGCTCAAGGCGCTGCCGCTCGGCGGCTTCTGCGATATCGCCGGAATGACCGCGCTGGACGAGGTACCGCCCGAGGAACTGCACCGCGCGATGTATCGCCAGGCCACCTGGAAGCGCCTGGTGGTGATGTTCGGTGGTATCGCCATGAACTTCCTGCTCGGCTTCCTGCTGATCATGGTGCTGGCGGTGGGCTGGGGACTGCCGCGGCTGGACTCGCCGCCCGCCACCCAGATCTATCCGGTCGGCTGTGTCGCCGCGCAGAAGCCCGACGGTTCGGCCGCGCCCTGCACCGGGCCCGGACCAGCCGAGCGGGCGGGGCTCGAACGCGGTGACCTGGTCACCGCGATCGACGGCAAACCCGTGCGCACCTGGGACGACTTCCGCTCGATCACCGAGAAGGCCACCGGTCCGGTCGTCTACACGGTGACCCGCGACGGCCAGAGCCTGCAGATCACGGTCACCCCCGAGCGGGTCGCGACCTACCCGACGAAGCAGGGCGCCACGAGCAGTTCGGATCGGGTCACCGAACCGGTGTACGCGAGCAAGGTCGGGGTGGCACAGGATGTGTACTCACCCGTGAAGTACAACGTGCTGGCGGCGGTTCCCGCCTCGGCGGCCTTCACCGGCGACATGTTCGGCCGCACCTTCGCCTCGCTGGCACAGATGCCGAGCAAGGTGGTGAGCCTGTGGCACGCCGTCACCGGCGGCCAGCGCGACGCCGACACCCCGGTCAGTGTCTACGGCGCCAGCAAGATCGGCGGTGAGACCGCCGAGCACGGGCTCTGGAACGCCTTCATCCTGGTGCTGGCGAGCCTGAACTTCTTCCTCGGCGCATTCAACCTGCTGCCGTTGCTGCCCCTGGACGGCGGCCACATCGCGGTGGTGATCTTCGAGAAGCTCCGCAACATGTGGCGCAACCGCAAGGGCCTGCCCAACGGCGGCCCGGTCGACTACATGAAACTCCTCCCCGCGACCTATGTGGTCGTGGTGATCGGCGGCGCCTACATGATCCTGACCCTGGTCGCCGACATCGTGAACCCGATCAAACTGTTCCCGTAG
- a CDS encoding DUF2631 domain-containing protein: MAATELEPTKSAGVVTKVDPAEVPSAAWGWSGESRRTFRVAGWIVMLILLGMLFENQQGTSSGTGWTGYIFLIGFAVAIAGVLIRDSIVSRKPR; this comes from the coding sequence GTGGCCGCCACCGAACTGGAGCCCACCAAGAGCGCCGGCGTCGTCACCAAAGTCGATCCCGCCGAGGTTCCCTCCGCGGCCTGGGGCTGGAGTGGTGAGTCTCGGCGCACCTTCCGTGTCGCCGGATGGATCGTCATGCTGATCCTGCTGGGCATGCTGTTCGAGAATCAGCAGGGTACGTCTTCGGGTACCGGCTGGACCGGCTACATCTTCCTGATCGGATTCGCCGTGGCGATCGCCGGAGTCCTGATCCGCGATTCGATCGTCTCGCGCAAACCACGCTGA